A genomic window from Halanaerobiaceae bacterium ANBcell28 includes:
- a CDS encoding TM1266 family iron-only hydrogenase system putative regulator yields the protein MKKRIGVIAIVVEERDKVSNQLNDMISEFGNIVLGRMGVPSREHGLSVISLIVEGTSDDIGALTGKLGNLPGITVKSALTSRYLD from the coding sequence ATGAAGAAGAGGATTGGTGTTATTGCTATTGTAGTAGAAGAAAGAGATAAAGTAAGTAATCAACTGAATGATATGATAAGTGAGTTTGGAAATATTGTCTTGGGTAGAATGGGTGTCCCTTCCAGGGAACATGGATTATCTGTTATCTCTTTGATTGTTGAAGGAACATCAGATGATATTGGTGCACTTACTGGTAAATTAGGTAACTTGCCTGGTATTACTGTAAAGTCAGCGCTGACTTCCAGATACCTTGATTAA
- the hydG gene encoding [FeFe] hydrogenase H-cluster radical SAM maturase HydG produces MTFNYWEKDFGDNYRAAVCDYITDKKVEDILTEAANSNELEIRTIIKKALDLKGITPLEAAKLLQVDDDDLIDEYLEAAKKIKEKIYGKRLVVFAPLYFANSCVNNCLYCGFRSENHSLERKKLSTEEIREEVAALEREGHKRLLVLTGESPNTDLEYLIQAINTAYDVETENGGEIRRINVEIAPLNKEGFELLKTSKIGTYTCFQETYHRKTYEKMHPSGPKSDYDWRLSVMDRAQEAGIDDVGIGALFGLYDYRFEVVALLLHAEYLDQTYGVGPHTISIPRLNPAPGSPLEKAPYPVSDNDFRKLAAIIRLAVPYTGMILTTRESVEMRNELFIHGVSQISAGSRTSPGAYKDKGEKKQDSGEKKEEYNQKQDYDLEQFSLHDFRPIDQIITEIAEMGYIPSFCTACYRLGRTGKDFMDLAKPGKIQDFCRPNALMTFKEYLHDYGSDSSRKAGAVCIDNILNQLKKDNPKLGKKIEENLKEISKGEHDLYL; encoded by the coding sequence ATGACGTTTAATTACTGGGAAAAAGACTTTGGTGATAACTATAGGGCTGCTGTATGTGATTATATTACTGATAAAAAAGTAGAGGATATTTTGACTGAAGCAGCTAATAGCAATGAGCTAGAGATTAGAACGATTATTAAAAAAGCACTAGATCTAAAAGGTATTACTCCTCTGGAGGCGGCTAAACTACTACAAGTTGATGATGATGACTTAATCGATGAATATCTTGAGGCAGCAAAGAAAATTAAAGAAAAGATTTATGGAAAAAGATTGGTTGTTTTTGCACCTTTATATTTTGCTAATTCCTGTGTTAATAACTGTTTATATTGTGGTTTCAGGAGTGAGAACCATTCTCTTGAAAGAAAGAAATTATCTACAGAAGAAATCCGAGAAGAAGTTGCAGCACTGGAAAGAGAAGGCCATAAAAGATTGTTGGTATTAACTGGTGAGTCCCCGAATACAGATCTGGAATATCTTATCCAGGCTATTAATACTGCATATGATGTGGAAACAGAAAATGGAGGAGAAATAAGAAGAATCAATGTAGAGATTGCTCCATTAAATAAAGAAGGTTTTGAATTATTAAAGACCAGCAAAATAGGAACTTATACATGTTTTCAGGAGACGTATCACAGAAAAACATATGAGAAAATGCATCCTTCTGGTCCCAAATCTGATTATGACTGGCGTTTATCAGTAATGGATAGAGCTCAGGAGGCCGGGATAGATGATGTGGGTATTGGTGCTCTTTTTGGTTTATATGACTATCGCTTTGAAGTAGTAGCCTTATTATTGCATGCTGAATATCTTGACCAAACTTATGGAGTAGGCCCCCATACTATTTCTATACCTAGATTAAATCCAGCGCCAGGAAGTCCATTAGAAAAAGCTCCTTATCCTGTATCAGACAATGATTTTCGTAAATTAGCAGCTATTATTCGTCTGGCTGTCCCTTACACTGGAATGATTTTAACTACTCGCGAAAGTGTAGAGATGCGTAATGAATTGTTTATACACGGGGTTTCTCAGATAAGTGCTGGCTCCAGAACAAGTCCTGGTGCTTATAAAGACAAAGGTGAAAAAAAGCAGGACAGTGGGGAAAAGAAAGAGGAATATAATCAAAAGCAAGATTATGACTTAGAACAGTTTTCCTTACATGATTTTCGCCCTATTGATCAGATTATAACTGAAATTGCTGAGATGGGTTATATACCAAGTTTCTGTACTGCATGTTATCGTCTAGGTAGAACAGGAAAAGACTTTATGGACCTGGCAAAGCCAGGGAAGATACAGGATTTTTGTCGTCCAAATGCGCTAATGACTTTTAAAGAATATCTCCATGACTATGGCAGTGATAGTAGTCGAAAAGCTGGAGCTGTATGTATAGATAATATTTTGAATCAACTGAAGAAAGATAATCCCAAACTGGGTAAAAAGATAGAAGAAAATTTGAAGGAAATTAGTAAAGGAGAGCATGACTTATATTTATAA
- the hydF gene encoding [FeFe] hydrogenase H-cluster maturation GTPase HydF codes for MNNTPQGNRPHIAVFGRRNTGKSSLINVLSNQELAVVSDLAGTTTDPVYKSIELLPFGPVLLIDTAGIDDYGSIGEMRVRKTNEVLRKTDLALLVIDPEIGIGSYEKKLIEKLESKSINILLVINKADLFKNFDINESSNFSIRNLEKIKQHIILNCSEKDKYSKYLKKGIIVSALDKKGIDILKDEIIKNIPVDYEERTIIGDLINPGDTIVLVTPIDSAAPKGRLILPQVQTIRDIIDHDGIAMVTKENELEKTLANLREKARMVITDSQAFAKVNSIVPKDIYLTGFSVLFARYKGDLGIFLKGAKKLENLKRDAKILIAEACTHRRQQDDIGTVKIPKWLRKKFGADLSFEHVSGREYPANLEEYDLILHCGGCMLNRKEVLYRLQEAEAKGVPVINYGMAIASLHGILDRALEPFSEISPEWKK; via the coding sequence ATGAATAATACTCCACAGGGAAATAGACCTCATATTGCTGTGTTTGGGCGTAGAAATACAGGAAAATCAAGCTTGATTAATGTCCTTAGCAATCAAGAGCTTGCAGTAGTTTCAGATTTGGCCGGGACTACTACTGATCCAGTATATAAATCGATAGAATTATTACCTTTTGGCCCGGTTTTGTTGATTGATACTGCTGGAATTGATGATTATGGTAGCATAGGAGAAATGAGGGTCCGAAAAACAAACGAAGTTTTAAGAAAAACTGACCTTGCCCTTTTAGTAATTGATCCAGAAATAGGTATAGGGAGTTATGAAAAAAAACTTATTGAGAAACTTGAGAGTAAGAGTATTAATATTTTACTTGTAATAAATAAAGCTGATCTTTTTAAGAATTTTGATATTAATGAATCTAGCAATTTCTCTATTAGGAATCTTGAAAAAATAAAGCAGCATATAATATTAAATTGTAGTGAAAAAGATAAATATTCTAAATACCTTAAAAAAGGAATAATAGTAAGTGCTCTAGACAAAAAAGGGATTGATATTTTAAAAGATGAAATCATTAAAAACATTCCTGTAGATTATGAGGAAAGAACAATTATAGGGGATTTAATAAATCCAGGGGATACCATTGTGCTAGTAACTCCAATTGATAGTGCTGCCCCGAAGGGTAGATTGATTTTACCACAGGTACAGACAATTAGAGATATTATAGATCATGATGGTATTGCTATGGTGACAAAAGAAAATGAACTGGAAAAGACACTGGCTAATCTAAGAGAGAAAGCAAGAATGGTAATCACTGATTCCCAGGCCTTTGCTAAAGTAAATTCTATAGTCCCGAAAGATATATATCTGACAGGCTTTTCGGTCTTGTTTGCACGCTATAAAGGGGATTTGGGTATCTTTCTAAAAGGGGCAAAGAAATTAGAGAATTTAAAGAGAGATGCGAAAATATTAATTGCTGAAGCCTGTACTCACCGCCGTCAACAGGATGATATTGGAACAGTTAAAATCCCTAAATGGCTGCGGAAAAAATTTGGTGCAGACCTGAGCTTTGAACATGTATCAGGTAGAGAATATCCCGCTAATTTAGAGGAATATGATTTAATATTACACTGTGGTGGATGTATGTTAAATCGTAAAGAAGTATTGTATCGACTGCAGGAGGCTGAAGCCAAAGGTGTACCGGTGATAAATTACGGTATGGCAATTGCCAGTTTACATGGCATT